The following is a genomic window from Bacillus sp. BGMRC 2118.
TAATTTGGAGGGTTGTTTCTTTTGGATTACTCATCTTTACATCTTCCTCACTTATACCACACGGGGGTATATTTATTTATAAAAGAAAAGTGCTACTTTGAGCACCTGTTAGGCAACATCATATCCTTGATCATCGATTGCTTCTTTAATTTGAACAAGTGTCACTTTAGAAGAATCAAATTCAACATCTACTGTTCCATTATCTAAATTTACCTTTACTGAACTCACTCCATCCATTGGTCCAACTGCACCTTCTACAGCTTTCACACAATGACCACAAGACATACCTGTTACGTTTAAGGTTACTTTATCCATGACTATTCCTCCTATTTTTTCATTAATCGTTGTATCGTAACTAAAAATTCATCAATGACTTCGTCGTCGCCTTCCTGTATTCTTTCCACAACACAGCTTTTTAAATGGCCTTCTAATAATATTTTTCCAACACTATTTAGTGCTGACTGAATTGCTGAAATTTGAGTAATAACATCATCGCAATACGTATCTTTTTCAATAAGTCCTTTTACCCCGCGAATTTGTCCTTCGATTCGGTTAAGACGACTTACTAAATTTCTTTTTACTTCATCGGAGTGGTGACTTTTACGTACGCCCGTTTGTGTCTGGCAACATTCATCATGTTTGTTTTCTTCCATCTTTTCCCCTCCTCACAATTATAATATACTACCCCGGGGTATATTACGCAACCTTATTTTATAAATTTTTTCCATCTTTTATGAATTCTTTGATTTGGTGCACATGTTTATTATCGTGCTCAAGGTGAGACGCGAAATACTCTGAGACGCTTAACTCCTTGCTTCCAACTGTGATTTTCTTTGCATATAACTCTTCGGGAAACAGCTTTAATCTTTCTATTACCTGACTTCTAGTGTCTATATATTCCTTAATTAGCTGCTGTTTTTCTATCCCTGATCTTGCATAAACAGATGCATCTTTGTTCATCTTTTCTGGATTTATATCTACCTTTGGAAACTCTAATCCTTTTTCAATAAAAGGGATTCGGTGTTGAAGCATGAAGTGATCCCACGTAATAAAGTGAGAAATTACATCTGCAGTTCCCCACTTTCCTTTCGAGAATGGCTTAAACCAAATCATCTTATCAATTGAATGTAATGTTTTTGCCCAATCAACTAGTTGTTCTTGCTCACGAATGATATCTGATTTGCTCATGAATATACCCCCACCCCGTTTTCTCTTATTATATATCCAATTTCTAGAAAAATAAAACAACAAGGACTTTGCCTTGTTGTTTCTAGTGTGAAAGTTGTTTTTCATAATCAAAGTTTGCCTTTTTACCTGACCTTTTTCCTAATGTATACACAACTGCTCCAAGTATTGTCCATACAAGTAGAATGTCACCTACGGAGAGAATCATTTTATAGCTGAAAAATAATAACGTAATGATGGCAAATGATCCACTTACTAGCATTAGTGTCTTAGATGGCTTAAATTGTGCTTGTGCAAATAAATCTGGATTTTTATAAGGTAATGCAAGCAATGCGATTGAATGCCCGATATACATTAAAAACATTCCTTGCAGGGCAATCATCATGACAAAATTCATCGTGTTTGTCCAAAGTAATATCAGTACAATGATGACATTAATGAATAAAGCTACATTTGGTGTTCCTGTTCTTTTACTTACATTAGCCAACACAGGTGGAATAATCCGATCATCTGCGAAGGTAAATAATATACGGGATACAACCATCATTAAAGAGTTTAAGGTTGTCGCAAATGCCATTAGTATTCCGATGTTTACAATCCAAGTGCCATAAGAAGGCAAGTAGATGGATGCAACATCTGACATAGCCGTCTGTGAAGCAGCCAGCTGCTGGTAAGGTAATACTCCAAATGCTACAAAAGATACTAAGAAGTAAATAATCATCGTTAAGATAGATCCACGAATCATGGTCTTAGGTAATTCCTTCTGTGCATTTTTCATTTCTCCCCCAGCTTGTGCCAGCTGTTCAAAACCGAAGTAAGCAAAAAACAAGCTTGGTAATATACTTAAAAATCCTTCAAACCCGAACGGAAACATAGGCTTATAGTGTTTAAATTCAACAAAGAACAAGCCTGGTATTACGAGAAATAAGATAGCAATAAATAATATAACCGTCATTAGTAACTGAATTTTTCCAAACCATTTAACGCCTGTAACATTTAATACGAAGAAAAATAATAGGAGAACCGTACCAATTAGTAAGGGATGATCGAAATCTAACAAACTTGCTACAAACTCACCAAATGATATCGACATCACCGTCATAACACCTAATAATGCAATATATTGAAACCACATGAAAATAAAACCTACGAAATAGTTTTTGAAGGTACGGCTAATATGAATGTATGCACCACCCGGACTATTTCCTAAAGGCGTGCTTAAAAACACTAAATATCCTAACGCTGATGCTAGCAAAATTGGCAGCAATACAATATATCCTAACGGTACAGATGGACCTGCCTGTCCGCCAGCTTCCCCAGTCACAACAAATATACCAGAACCCACCATACCGCCAATCATTAACGCATAACCATGCCACTTATTTAATCCTCTTTGTAACTTCATCATTTTCACCCCTGATGTTGGTCTATTTTCTTAATACGCATTGTAATCAACAAAATAAATAAAAGCCCCCCATCCCTAATAAGTATTAGGGACGAAGAGCATCTCCGCGGTACCACCCTATTTGACCACAAAAAATGTGATCCACTCTTTCATAAACGGCTTTTCATCGTAGTGAAACTTCACAACCTTATACCTGGATTTTCACCAACCATCCAGTCTCTATTCTCTGCATTCGGAGTTGCTACTAAGCTACAAGCCTTCAGACACATTCGCACTTAAACGCTTTTAAGCGCTAAAGCATCTTTTAGTATTAAATATTATATTAGTCTGCAAAATGGTCGAAGTCAATAACTAATTTATAAATTTAATAGATTGTATGTGCGGGATTTTGTTTGGCCAATAGGAGGGAGATCCATTGAACGAATTAATCTTTTCACTGCTGCTAATGAATCTATATGTAAGAATTCTGCCATCTCTGTTTTCGTAATGGTTGGACTAATTAATAATGCGTATTCTTTTAGTGCTTGTATATGATCGACCTTGTTTGTGCTTCGACAAGCTGGGCAATACCAATTTCCGTATATCCGTTTTATTGGCAGGTAGTTACAAATTGAACAAAACACACCTGTATATAATTCATTCGTTTTAATTTCATATTGCTCTAGAATGTTAGAATGGAGGCTTTCGTGCTTTTTTATAAGAAGGCGTGAAAGTTTTTTTAATTCCTTACCTGTAAGTAATTCAACATTATTTTTCTGCTCTAATTTCGAAAGCCTATTTAACAGATTGGAACTACGAATAACGAATTGAGAGACAAGCTGAGAATTACCCGGGACTTTTATTGTTGATGAAGGATTACTAATTAAGACGAGTGTTTCAATTGGTAATTGAAGTAATTTATTTGAAGATAACCATGTATTAAGCTGGGTTCTGTGACGCTTTACTTGGAGAATGGGGTCGGGGAACGCTTCTTCCTTCTCACCATGATAACGAATAATCTGGTTAAAGGTTGGATCAAAAGTTAGTACACCTGCTATGTTCTTCACCTCAATAATTAAGATGAATTTTTTTGTAAGTATTAGAAGATCTAGTTGGAAATAGTGAACTCCGTCATGTAGCCTAAGATCATGAAAGATATGATAGTTCTCACTGGAAAGATAATCTAAGTAGTAATCTACTGAATTCTCTCCGTTGAAACCAGCCCTCCGTCTAGCCAGATTCTTCTGAATATCAATCTGTTTTGGGTGATTCTTTGGTAATCTCTTCGTTAATGCCTCATGTTGCAAGAGAATCCTTGGTTTTTCATTCTTTTTTACAATCATTTGATTCCTCCTTCATTAGAATGAGAAGGATATTCGATAATGACTTACGAAATTCCTCCTTCTATGAATCTTTATTTTGTACTTTGAAGGGGATTTGGACGACTTTAGCCATTTTCTGGACGAGTTCTCAATTTATTTGGACGACAATGAAGACTTTCTGGACGACTTCATAACCATTTCGGACACACTTCCATTTCCATCCAAAATAAATGGCCCCAAAAACGGGGCCAAAACAATCTAAACTGTCACTTTCTCTAACTCTACACTCTTCTTCTTTTCAAACTGTTGATACATCAGATAGTAAATAAATGCACTAGCAACGCACAGGAGTGCCAAGATAACAAACGTCCAGTCATAGCCAATCCACATTGTTAATGAAATAGAAATCGGTGCAAAGGTACGACCGATTGTAAAACGAAGGCTGGCAGCTGCGAAGTATTGGCCTCTCATATGGTCAGGTGCCAGCTTTGAGACAAAGCTTTGCTGAATACCAACAACCATAATCTCAGCTAATGTAAAAATAACAATTGCGACAAGTAGAATCCAAATCCATGTCGTTTGACCAAATAAGAAGATGCCGACTCCATACATGAGTGCAGATGTGATAAACACATCTCGCTCCCGAAATTTATCAGCCTGTCTTGTAATAAAAACAGTGAGTAAGGCTACGAGTAAACCGTTTGACGCGACAATAAGTCCAAAGGCTTTCTCTCCCCCAATATTTAGCTTCCAATCCCCAAGTGAGAGCATGGTTTGAAGTGGAACTAATTCTTTCGTATACACAGCCATTAATAAATCGAGCTGCATGAATGCTTGGGCTGCTAATACCCCCGCTACAATAAACAATAGAAAAATTTTATCCTGAACAATAACCTTGTAATCTAGTACTTGCTGTTTTATTGCACCCATCCACGTTTCACGCTTTATCGGTTCATTATTATCCACGATCATTGGTGCTGTTTCGCGCACAACTCGTTGCAGTAACAACCCTAGAATAAAGCTGACAATGGTTGCTGCTAGTAATAATTCAAAACGATGTTGGAAAAAGAATATACCTCCGATAATCGGTCCAAATACAACAGCAATGTTAATTCCTGTATAAAAAATCGCAAAAACTGAGTTTCGGTCTTTCTCTTCCACAACGTCAGCTACCATTGCCTGACTTGCCGGCCAGTAGAAGGAACCAAACACACCGTTAATGGTAAAGCATATAAAACTAACAATCGCAGATTCATACCATGGTGAATTGGCAAACGCAAACAATAAAAATGAAAATGCTTGCCCATAAGTAGAAATCACCATCATTCGTTTCCTGCCGAAATGGTCAGCACAGTATCCACCAATAAGATTAGCTATGACACCAAAGATTTGGGATACAATTAACAACAATCCTGCATTTTCTTTCCCGAATTCATCTGAAAAGTAAATTGCCATGAACGGAAAAAACATCCAAAATAGTACATTAACAAAAAACTCACCGTATAATCGAACCTTTAAGTTCAAATCCCAATCTCGTAATCTCATGGTCATAACCTCTTTGCTGTAAAATTGCACACAAATGTGATTATATAGGATTTCCCCTTACTTGGAAATACATTTCCAAAGAATTAAATAGTCAGTTCTGTAAATAATGTAATAATATGGGGAATTACCCATTCCTTACTTCCTTAAGTATTTATAAAGTGAGTTGAATGACTGTGAAGCTTCTCTTTATTATCAATATATCAATCATAATAGTAATCGCATTTTCTCTAAAAAAGAAGAACTTAGGTTTAAATGAAAGCCTCTTTTTACTATTTGTTTTAGAGTTTTTAATATCAAGTTACTACGGTATATTTTATATCAACCTACATGTATGGGATGTGGCAATGAAACGTAATTCATATATCATCTTTCGGTTATATGAGGTATTGATTTGTCCATTACTTTTTCTATGGTTCTTTGATATATTAGCAGTTGCTAAAACATTGAGTCGCAAAGCCTTGGTAACATTATCTTTTCTCCTCTTTTTGTCTTTGAGTGAGTATCTTCTTGTCATATGGGGTGTTATCACTTATAAAAATTGGAACTTGATGTTCTCCGTGCTTACTATTTCTGTCACAATGTTTCTTTCATATGTATTTCTACTCTTCTTTCAAAGGTTATTGCGTAAAGAAAGGCTAAACTTATGATGCCATTACCAACTAAATTTGATCATAACGAGTGGTTTCTATTACTTGCCCTGTTCATTTCATTTAGCATAATATTATTCATTCCAAAAAGAATACCTGTTTCAATTTCCATTCTCATTATGTTATTTTCTATCGTTGTGGCTAGACTAACTGACCATATTCTTTCAGCCCCACGTACTGAACTTTATCAAATAATGGATACTGAGAAATATGAACTATTTGATCTTTTGCTTTATTTTCTATATGCTCCCTTCGCCTATATTTTTGTTTATGTTTATTACCGCTTAAACATTAAAGGAATGAAAATTTTGTTTTATATTATTGTCTGCTCCACTTTTGGTACATTGTTTGAATGGATTACGGTTGAATTTCGTATCTTTGATTACAAAAGCTGGAATCTTCAATATTCCTTTAGTATTTACTTAGTTTCACAAGCCTGTACACTATTATTATTCATGATACTATGGAGAAGATTCGAGGATCATAGGTCAAAATAACGTTTCTGTGAGTTTGGAATAATGAGCTCAGTTAAATAGGATTAGTCATGGTACAAACAAAAAAGACTGTAATAAACCTTAATTCCTTGGTTTATTACAGTCTCTATTTTATGCTCCTACAGTCGACTTTGACTCAACATATACCGCTGTATCAAGTTCACCTGTTGCTTTACTTGTTAATACTCCAGCTGTCATACTTCCACTTACATTTAGAGCTGTACGCCCCATGTCAATTAGTGGCTCAACAGAGATTAATAGACCTGCTAATGCAACTGGTAAATCTAATGCAGATAGTACGAGAATGGCTGCAAATGTTGCACCGCCACCAACACCCGCTACACCGAATGAACTAATGGCCACAATAAGAATGACTGTGAATAGGAATCCAGGATCTAGTGGGTTAATTCCTACAGTTGGTGCAATCATGATAGCTAACATAGCTGGATATACACCTGCACAACCATTTTGACCAATTGTTAATCCAAATGACCCTGCGAAGTTAGCAATTCCTGATGGAACTCCCAGCTCTTCTGTTTGTGTTTTTACATTTAGAGGCAGCGTTCCTGCACTTGTTCTAGAAGTGAATGCAAATGTTAGTACTGGTAATACCTTTTTTACGTACGTAATCGGGCTTAACCCAGCAAACGATATTAATAAAAGGTGAATTAAGAACATAATTCCCAATGCTACATACGAAGCGATAACAAACTTCCCTAGCTTTGCAATGGCTTCATAGTTACTTGTAGCTGTTACTTTTGTCATGATTGCTAGTACACCATATGGCGTTAAGCGTAAAATAAGTGTAACAATTCTCATTGTAATGCTATTCAATGTATCAATTAATTTAGCAAATGACTCTGCTACTTCTGGTTCCTTGCGTTTAACCCCAAGATACGCAACTCCTACAAACGCTGCAAAAATAACTACCGCAATTGTTGATGTCGCTCTTGCTCCTGTAAAGTCTAAGAAAGGATTTGCAGGAAGTAGTGATAAAACTTGTTGTGGCAATGTTAGGCTTTCAACCTCACCTTGACGTACTTCTAAATCTTCCCCACGAGCAGTTTCAGCATCACCTGCTTGAATCTGAACAGCTTCTAAATCAAATACTAATGTTGCTCCAATACCCACTACTGCAGATACAGCAGTCGTTCCTACTAATATTGCAATAATGAGTAAGCTAATCTTCCCAATATTTTTAGAAAGTTTTAGTTTCGTAAATGCCGCGACAATTGAAATGAATACAAGTGGCATTACAATCATCTGAAGTAATTTTACATATCCTGAGCCTACGATATTAAACCAATCAACCGACCCAGTGATTACTTCAGATGTTGCTCCATAAATCCATTGTAAGACAAGACCGAATACGATCCCTAAACCTAGTGCAGTAAATACACGTTTTGAAAACGATACATGCTTTTGCTGCAATTTGTATAAACCGAAAATGAATAACAGCATAATTGCTACGTTAATTAAAATCCATGTAACTGTCATGATTTCCCTCCATTATCAAAATAAGTCCATAGAAGAATA
Proteins encoded in this region:
- the copZ gene encoding copper chaperone CopZ; the encoded protein is MDKVTLNVTGMSCGHCVKAVEGAVGPMDGVSSVKVNLDNGTVDVEFDSSKVTLVQIKEAIDDQGYDVA
- a CDS encoding metal-sensing transcriptional repressor, with amino-acid sequence MEENKHDECCQTQTGVRKSHHSDEVKRNLVSRLNRIEGQIRGVKGLIEKDTYCDDVITQISAIQSALNSVGKILLEGHLKSCVVERIQEGDDEVIDEFLVTIQRLMKK
- a CDS encoding DinB family protein produces the protein MKNNFHTRNNKAKSLLFYFSRNWIYNKRKRGGGIFMSKSDIIREQEQLVDWAKTLHSIDKMIWFKPFSKGKWGTADVISHFITWDHFMLQHRIPFIEKGLEFPKVDINPEKMNKDASVYARSGIEKQQLIKEYIDTRSQVIERLKLFPEELYAKKITVGSKELSVSEYFASHLEHDNKHVHQIKEFIKDGKNL
- a CDS encoding amino acid permease, whose protein sequence is MMKLQRGLNKWHGYALMIGGMVGSGIFVVTGEAGGQAGPSVPLGYIVLLPILLASALGYLVFLSTPLGNSPGGAYIHISRTFKNYFVGFIFMWFQYIALLGVMTVMSISFGEFVASLLDFDHPLLIGTVLLLFFFVLNVTGVKWFGKIQLLMTVILFIAILFLVIPGLFFVEFKHYKPMFPFGFEGFLSILPSLFFAYFGFEQLAQAGGEMKNAQKELPKTMIRGSILTMIIYFLVSFVAFGVLPYQQLAASQTAMSDVASIYLPSYGTWIVNIGILMAFATTLNSLMMVVSRILFTFADDRIIPPVLANVSKRTGTPNVALFINVIIVLILLWTNTMNFVMMIALQGMFLMYIGHSIALLALPYKNPDLFAQAQFKPSKTLMLVSGSFAIITLLFFSYKMILSVGDILLVWTILGAVVYTLGKRSGKKANFDYEKQLSH
- a CDS encoding NERD domain-containing protein, with product MIVKKNEKPRILLQHEALTKRLPKNHPKQIDIQKNLARRRAGFNGENSVDYYLDYLSSENYHIFHDLRLHDGVHYFQLDLLILTKKFILIIEVKNIAGVLTFDPTFNQIIRYHGEKEEAFPDPILQVKRHRTQLNTWLSSNKLLQLPIETLVLISNPSSTIKVPGNSQLVSQFVIRSSNLLNRLSKLEQKNNVELLTGKELKKLSRLLIKKHESLHSNILEQYEIKTNELYTGVFCSICNYLPIKRIYGNWYCPACRSTNKVDHIQALKEYALLISPTITKTEMAEFLHIDSLAAVKRLIRSMDLPPIGQTKSRTYNLLNL
- a CDS encoding MFS transporter, which codes for MRLRDWDLNLKVRLYGEFFVNVLFWMFFPFMAIYFSDEFGKENAGLLLIVSQIFGVIANLIGGYCADHFGRKRMMVISTYGQAFSFLLFAFANSPWYESAIVSFICFTINGVFGSFYWPASQAMVADVVEEKDRNSVFAIFYTGINIAVVFGPIIGGIFFFQHRFELLLAATIVSFILGLLLQRVVRETAPMIVDNNEPIKRETWMGAIKQQVLDYKVIVQDKIFLLFIVAGVLAAQAFMQLDLLMAVYTKELVPLQTMLSLGDWKLNIGGEKAFGLIVASNGLLVALLTVFITRQADKFRERDVFITSALMYGVGIFLFGQTTWIWILLVAIVIFTLAEIMVVGIQQSFVSKLAPDHMRGQYFAAASLRFTIGRTFAPISISLTMWIGYDWTFVILALLCVASAFIYYLMYQQFEKKKSVELEKVTV
- a CDS encoding L-cystine transporter, whose protein sequence is MTVTWILINVAIMLLFIFGLYKLQQKHVSFSKRVFTALGLGIVFGLVLQWIYGATSEVITGSVDWFNIVGSGYVKLLQMIVMPLVFISIVAAFTKLKLSKNIGKISLLIIAILVGTTAVSAVVGIGATLVFDLEAVQIQAGDAETARGEDLEVRQGEVESLTLPQQVLSLLPANPFLDFTGARATSTIAVVIFAAFVGVAYLGVKRKEPEVAESFAKLIDTLNSITMRIVTLILRLTPYGVLAIMTKVTATSNYEAIAKLGKFVIASYVALGIMFLIHLLLISFAGLSPITYVKKVLPVLTFAFTSRTSAGTLPLNVKTQTEELGVPSGIANFAGSFGLTIGQNGCAGVYPAMLAIMIAPTVGINPLDPGFLFTVILIVAISSFGVAGVGGGATFAAILVLSALDLPVALAGLLISVEPLIDMGRTALNVSGSMTAGVLTSKATGELDTAVYVESKSTVGA